One genomic segment of Pseudomonas fortuita includes these proteins:
- a CDS encoding NADP-dependent isocitrate dehydrogenase: MPTRSKIIYTFTDEAPALATYSLLPIVEAFTASADIAVETRDISLAGRILAAFPEQLGAEKQVGDHLAELGQLATTPEANIIKLPNISASVPQLKAAIKELQGKGFNIPDYADEPATADEKESRARYDRIKGSAVNPVLREGNSDRRAPLSVKNYARKHPHKMGAWSADSKSHVAHMTQGDFYGSEKAALIEADDSLRIELVGKDGSTTVLKEKTAVKAAEIIDCATMSRKALKAFIAEQIADAKAAGVLLSVHLKATMMKVSDPIMFGVIVEEFYNDVLTKHAAALAEVGFNANNGIGDLYARIKDLPADKQAEIEADIQALYAQRPALAMVNSDKGITNLHVPSDVIVDASMPAMIRDSGKMWNTAGELQDAKAVIPDRCYAGIYQATIEDCKQHGAFDPTTMGSVPNVGLMAQKAEEYGSHDKTFQIKADGVVRVVDGKGNVVLEQNVEAGDIFRMCQTKDAPIQDWVKLAVNRARLSNTPAVFWLDPARAHDGVMIEKVQQYLKDHDTTGLDIRVLAPVDAIKFSLARIREGKDTISVTGNVLRDYLTDLFPIMELGTSAKMLSIVPLMNGGGLFETGAGGSAPKHVQQLVEENFLRWDSLGEFLALAASLEHLGNTYDNPRAKVLASTLDQATGKFLDTNKSPSRKVGGIDNRGSHFYLTLYWAEALAAQTDDAALQARFAPLAKTLAENEATIVAELNAVQGKPADIGGYYAPDAELTAKVMRPSQTLNSAIAAL; encoded by the coding sequence ATGCCCACCCGTTCCAAGATCATCTATACCTTCACCGACGAAGCCCCCGCCCTCGCCACCTACTCGCTGCTGCCGATCGTCGAAGCCTTCACCGCTTCGGCTGACATCGCCGTCGAAACTCGCGACATCTCCCTGGCCGGCCGTATCCTTGCCGCCTTCCCGGAGCAACTGGGCGCAGAGAAGCAAGTAGGCGATCACCTGGCGGAACTGGGCCAGCTGGCTACCACCCCTGAAGCCAACATCATCAAGCTGCCAAACATCAGCGCCTCGGTACCGCAGCTCAAGGCCGCGATCAAGGAACTGCAAGGCAAGGGCTTCAACATCCCTGACTACGCCGACGAGCCGGCCACCGCGGACGAGAAAGAGTCCCGTGCCCGCTACGACCGCATCAAGGGCTCCGCCGTGAACCCGGTGCTGCGCGAAGGCAACTCTGACCGCCGCGCGCCGCTGTCGGTCAAGAACTACGCCCGCAAGCACCCGCACAAGATGGGCGCCTGGTCCGCTGACTCCAAGTCGCACGTTGCCCACATGACCCAGGGCGACTTCTACGGCAGCGAAAAAGCCGCACTGATCGAAGCTGACGACAGCCTGCGCATCGAGCTGGTTGGCAAAGACGGCAGCACCACCGTCCTGAAAGAAAAAACCGCCGTCAAGGCCGCCGAAATCATCGACTGCGCCACCATGAGCCGCAAGGCCCTGAAAGCCTTCATCGCCGAGCAGATCGCTGATGCCAAGGCCGCCGGCGTGCTGCTGTCGGTGCACCTGAAAGCCACCATGATGAAGGTTTCCGACCCGATCATGTTCGGCGTCATCGTCGAAGAGTTCTACAACGACGTGCTGACCAAGCACGCCGCAGCCCTGGCCGAAGTAGGCTTCAACGCCAACAACGGTATCGGCGACCTGTACGCCCGCATCAAGGACCTGCCAGCCGACAAGCAGGCCGAGATCGAGGCTGACATCCAGGCCCTGTACGCCCAGCGCCCGGCTCTGGCCATGGTCAACTCCGACAAAGGCATCACCAACCTGCACGTGCCGAGCGACGTGATCGTCGACGCCTCGATGCCGGCCATGATCCGTGACTCGGGCAAGATGTGGAACACCGCCGGTGAACTGCAAGACGCCAAGGCCGTGATCCCGGACCGTTGCTACGCCGGTATCTACCAGGCCACCATCGAAGACTGCAAGCAGCACGGCGCCTTCGACCCGACCACCATGGGCAGCGTGCCGAACGTTGGCCTGATGGCGCAAAAAGCCGAAGAGTACGGTTCCCACGACAAGACCTTCCAGATCAAGGCCGACGGCGTCGTGCGCGTGGTCGATGGCAAAGGCAACGTTGTGCTGGAGCAGAACGTCGAAGCCGGTGACATCTTCCGCATGTGCCAGACCAAAGACGCGCCGATCCAGGACTGGGTCAAGCTGGCCGTCAACCGTGCCCGCCTGAGCAACACCCCTGCGGTGTTCTGGCTGGACCCGGCCCGCGCCCACGACGGCGTGATGATCGAAAAGGTGCAGCAGTACCTGAAGGATCACGACACCACTGGCCTGGACATCCGTGTTCTGGCTCCGGTCGACGCCATCAAGTTCTCCCTGGCCCGCATCCGCGAAGGCAAGGACACCATTTCGGTGACCGGCAACGTGCTGCGCGACTACCTGACCGACCTGTTCCCGATCATGGAACTGGGCACCAGCGCCAAGATGCTGTCGATCGTGCCGCTGATGAACGGTGGTGGCCTGTTCGAGACCGGCGCCGGCGGTTCGGCGCCCAAGCACGTGCAGCAGCTGGTTGAAGAGAACTTCCTGCGTTGGGACTCGCTGGGTGAATTCCTGGCCCTGGCCGCTTCCCTGGAGCACCTGGGCAACACCTACGACAACCCGCGCGCCAAGGTTCTGGCCAGCACCCTGGACCAGGCCACCGGCAAGTTCCTCGACACCAACAAGTCGCCTTCGCGCAAAGTTGGCGGTATCGACAACCGCGGCAGCCACTTCTACCTGACCCTGTACTGGGCTGAAGCCCTGGCCGCTCAAACCGACGACGCTGCGCTGCAAGCGCGCTTCGCACCGCTGGCAAAAACCCTGGCCGAGAACGAAGCGACCATCGTCGCCGAGCTCAACGCCGTTCAGGGCAAGCCGGCCGATATCGGTGGCTACTATGCCCCGGATGCCGAGCTGACCGCCAAGGTGATGCGCCCAAGCCAGACCCTGAACAGCGCCATTGCTGCCCTGTAA
- a CDS encoding NUDIX hydrolase, with protein sequence MTWQPHITVATIVEHEGKFLFVEEFKAGLHVFNQPAGHLEPNETLPQAALRETLEETAWEVELTGVVGIYLYTAPSNGVTYQRICFAARPVCHHADLALDSDIVRAVWLTRDELLADPARWRSELVPRCLEDYLKGPLHSLTLLRD encoded by the coding sequence ATGACCTGGCAACCCCACATCACCGTCGCCACCATCGTCGAGCACGAGGGCAAGTTCCTCTTCGTCGAAGAATTCAAAGCCGGCCTGCACGTCTTCAATCAGCCCGCCGGCCACCTGGAGCCCAACGAAACCTTGCCCCAGGCCGCGCTGCGCGAAACCCTGGAAGAAACCGCCTGGGAAGTCGAGCTCACCGGCGTGGTCGGTATCTATCTCTACACTGCCCCCAGCAACGGCGTGACCTACCAGCGCATCTGCTTTGCTGCCCGCCCGGTGTGCCATCACGCCGACCTGGCGCTGGACAGCGACATCGTCCGCGCCGTGTGGCTGACCCGCGACGAGCTGCTGGCCGACCCGGCCCGCTGGCGCAGCGAGCTGGTGCCACGTTGCCTTGAAGACTACCTCAAAGGCCCCTTGCACAGCCTTACCCTGCTACGCGACTGA
- the mnmA gene encoding tRNA 2-thiouridine(34) synthase MnmA: MTSPALKDPAKTRVIVGMSGGVDSSVSALLLIEQGYQVEGLFMKNWEEDDGTEYCTAREDLADAQAVCDRIGIKLHTANFAAEYWDNVFEHFLEEYKAGRTPNPDILCNREIKFKAFLDYALSLGADLIATGHYVRRRDTGALTELLKGLDPNKDQSYFLHAVGGKEIARTLFPVGELEKPAVRAIAEKHGLATAKKKDSTGICFIGERRFSDFLKQYLPAQPGNIETTEGEVIGRHHGLMYHTIGQRQGLGIGGLKDAGDEPWYVLHKDLARNVLVVGQGNEHPWLFSRALLASDIFWVNPIDLSSPRQLTAKVRYRQSDQQCTLALTASGYRAVFDEPQRAVTPGQSVVFYDGEVCLGGGVIEAAEPWSPRA, encoded by the coding sequence ATGACCAGCCCAGCACTCAAAGACCCCGCCAAGACCCGCGTCATCGTCGGCATGTCCGGCGGCGTGGACTCTTCCGTCTCCGCCCTTCTGCTCATCGAGCAGGGCTACCAGGTGGAAGGGCTGTTCATGAAGAACTGGGAAGAAGACGACGGCACCGAATACTGCACCGCCCGTGAAGACCTGGCCGACGCCCAGGCCGTCTGCGACCGCATCGGCATCAAGCTGCACACCGCCAACTTCGCCGCCGAATACTGGGACAACGTGTTCGAGCACTTCCTTGAAGAATACAAGGCCGGCCGCACGCCCAACCCGGACATCCTCTGCAACCGCGAAATCAAGTTCAAGGCGTTCCTCGACTACGCCCTGTCACTGGGTGCCGACCTGATCGCCACCGGCCACTACGTGCGCCGTCGTGACACTGGCGCGCTCACCGAACTGCTCAAGGGCCTGGACCCGAACAAGGACCAGAGCTACTTCCTGCACGCCGTCGGCGGCAAGGAAATTGCCCGCACCCTGTTCCCGGTCGGTGAGCTGGAAAAACCGGCAGTGCGCGCCATCGCCGAAAAACACGGCCTGGCCACCGCCAAGAAAAAAGATTCCACCGGCATCTGCTTCATTGGCGAGCGCCGCTTCAGCGACTTCCTCAAGCAGTACCTGCCAGCCCAGCCGGGCAACATCGAAACCACCGAAGGTGAAGTGATCGGCCGCCACCATGGCCTGATGTACCACACCATCGGCCAGCGCCAGGGCCTTGGCATTGGCGGCCTGAAGGATGCCGGTGACGAGCCGTGGTACGTGCTGCACAAGGACCTGGCCCGCAACGTGCTGGTGGTCGGCCAGGGTAACGAACACCCTTGGCTGTTCTCCCGCGCCCTGCTCGCCTCGGACATCTTCTGGGTCAACCCCATCGACCTCAGCAGCCCGCGCCAGCTCACCGCCAAGGTCCGCTACCGCCAGAGCGACCAGCAGTGCACCCTGGCGCTTACGGCCAGCGGCTACCGCGCTGTGTTCGACGAACCGCAACGCGCCGTTACCCCAGGCCAGTCGGTAGTGTTCTATGACGGTGAAGTATGCCTGGGCGGCGGCGTGATCGAAGCCGCCGAGCCCTGGAGCCCGCGCGCATGA
- the hflD gene encoding high frequency lysogenization protein HflD: protein MSNLQEQLIALGGVFQAAVLVDRIARTGQASEANIGCMLGSLLVRDPKNTLEVFGGDDLNLRDGYRALAGALERDPSSLQREPLRYALSMLGLERQLNKRGDLLDTIGNRLPQIQSQADHFGLVHENVIASSGALYQDTLSTLRQRIQVHGDMRFLQQASNASKIRALLLAGIRAARLWRQLGGHRWQLVFSRRKLLNELYDMMRSAS from the coding sequence ATGAGCAACCTGCAGGAGCAGCTGATTGCATTGGGCGGTGTGTTTCAGGCCGCCGTATTGGTAGACCGCATCGCCCGCACCGGCCAGGCCAGTGAGGCCAACATCGGCTGCATGCTCGGCAGCCTGCTGGTCCGCGACCCCAAGAACACCCTGGAGGTGTTCGGCGGTGACGACCTGAACCTGCGTGACGGCTACCGTGCGCTGGCCGGTGCCCTGGAGCGCGACCCCAGCAGCCTGCAGCGCGAGCCACTGCGCTATGCCCTGTCGATGCTGGGCCTGGAGCGCCAGCTGAACAAACGTGGCGACCTGCTCGACACCATTGGCAACCGCCTGCCACAAATCCAGTCCCAGGCTGACCATTTTGGCCTGGTTCACGAAAACGTCATTGCTTCCAGTGGAGCCTTGTACCAGGACACCCTGAGCACCTTGCGCCAGCGTATTCAGGTGCATGGCGACATGCGCTTCCTGCAGCAGGCCAGCAACGCCTCGAAAATCCGCGCCCTGCTGCTGGCCGGTATCCGCGCCGCACGCCTGTGGCGCCAGCTGGGCGGTCACCGCTGGCAGCTGGTGTTCAGCCGGCGCAAGCTGCTGAACGAACTGTACGACATGATGCGCAGCGCCAGCTGA
- the purB gene encoding adenylosuccinate lyase has product MQLSSLTAVSPVDGRYAGKTQALRPIFSEFGLIRFRALVEVRWLQRLAAHPQIGEVPAFTAEANALLDNLATDFKLEHAERVKEIERTTNHDVKAIEYLLKEQAAKLPELAKVSEFIHFACTSEDINNLSHALMLRAGRDDVLLPLMRQIADAIRTLAHTHAAVPMLSRTHGQPASPTTLGKELANVVYRLERQIAQVAAVPLLGKINGAVGNYNAHLSAYSQIDWEENARAFIEDELGLQFNPYTTQIEPHDYIAELFDAIARFNTILIDFDRDVWGYISLGYFKQKTVAGEIGSSTMPHKVNPIDFENSEGNLGIANALFQHLASKLPISRWQRDLTDSTVLRNLGVGFAHSVIAYEASLKGIGKLEVNEARIAADLDACWEVLAEPIQTVMRRFNIENPYEKLKELTRGKGITPDALLTFIDGLDMPAEAKAELKQLTPATYIGNAAAQAKRI; this is encoded by the coding sequence ATGCAGCTCTCTTCGCTCACTGCGGTTTCCCCTGTAGACGGCCGTTATGCCGGCAAAACCCAGGCCTTGCGCCCCATTTTCAGCGAATTCGGCCTGATCCGTTTCCGCGCCCTGGTCGAAGTGCGCTGGCTGCAGCGCCTGGCCGCCCACCCGCAGATCGGCGAAGTGCCGGCGTTCACCGCCGAAGCCAATGCCCTGCTGGACAACCTGGCCACCGATTTCAAACTTGAGCACGCCGAGCGCGTCAAGGAAATCGAGCGCACCACCAACCACGACGTCAAGGCGATCGAATACCTCCTCAAGGAGCAGGCTGCCAAGCTGCCTGAGCTGGCCAAGGTCAGCGAGTTCATCCACTTCGCCTGCACCAGCGAAGACATCAACAACCTGTCCCACGCGCTGATGCTGCGCGCCGGCCGTGACGACGTGCTGCTGCCACTGATGCGCCAGATCGCCGACGCCATCCGCACCCTGGCCCACACACACGCCGCCGTGCCAATGCTGTCGCGCACCCACGGCCAGCCGGCTTCGCCGACTACCCTGGGTAAAGAGCTGGCCAACGTCGTGTATCGCCTGGAGCGCCAGATCGCCCAGGTCGCTGCCGTACCACTGCTGGGCAAGATCAACGGCGCCGTGGGCAACTACAACGCCCACCTGTCGGCCTACTCGCAGATCGACTGGGAAGAGAACGCCCGCGCCTTCATCGAAGACGAGCTGGGCCTGCAGTTCAACCCGTACACCACCCAGATCGAGCCGCACGACTACATCGCCGAGCTGTTCGACGCCATCGCCCGCTTCAACACCATCCTGATCGACTTCGACCGTGATGTGTGGGGCTACATCTCGCTGGGCTACTTCAAGCAGAAGACCGTTGCCGGCGAAATCGGCTCCTCGACCATGCCGCACAAGGTCAACCCGATCGACTTCGAAAACTCCGAAGGCAACCTGGGTATCGCCAATGCGTTGTTCCAGCACCTGGCCAGCAAGCTGCCGATCTCGCGCTGGCAGCGCGACCTGACCGACTCCACCGTGCTGCGCAACCTGGGCGTGGGCTTTGCCCACAGCGTCATTGCCTACGAAGCCAGCCTGAAAGGCATCGGCAAGCTGGAAGTCAACGAAGCCCGCATCGCCGCCGACCTGGACGCCTGCTGGGAAGTGCTGGCCGAGCCGATCCAGACCGTGATGCGCCGCTTCAACATCGAAAACCCCTACGAGAAGCTCAAAGAGCTGACCCGTGGCAAGGGCATCACCCCGGACGCGCTGCTCACCTTCATCGACGGCCTCGACATGCCAGCCGAAGCCAAGGCCGAGCTCAAGCAGCTGACCCCCGCTACCTACATCGGTAACGCGGCAGCCCAGGCCAAACGCATCTAA
- a CDS encoding ribosomal protein uL16 3-hydroxylase: MNPDTPLQLLGGISAREFMRDYWQKKPLLVRQAFPDFISPIDPDELAGLALEEEVESRIVLEHGAHPWELRRGPFNEDTFAELPEKDWTLLVQAVDQFVPEVAELLENFRFLPSWRIDDVMISFAAPGGSVGPHFDNYDVFLLQGHGQRNWKIGQMCSSDSPLLEHADLRILADFEQSGEWTLEPGDMLYLPPRLAHYGVAVDDCLTYSVGFRAPSAAEVLTHFTDFLGQFLPDEERYSDADAQPVSDPHQIQHDALDRLKALLDKHMGDKDLLLTWFGQFMTEPRYPEQIVGEELSEQELVDALEQGAILIRNPSARMAWSEFEDDLLLFASGRSCPLPGKLRELLKLVCAADALHVDNLAEWLQDEDGLMLVQQLVKQGSLGFANE, translated from the coding sequence ATGAATCCTGATACTCCACTGCAGCTGCTCGGCGGCATCTCGGCCCGCGAATTCATGCGCGACTACTGGCAGAAGAAGCCCCTGCTGGTGCGCCAGGCCTTCCCGGACTTCATCAGCCCGATCGACCCCGACGAACTGGCTGGCCTGGCCCTGGAAGAGGAAGTCGAGTCGCGTATCGTGCTTGAACACGGTGCACACCCGTGGGAGCTGCGCCGCGGCCCGTTCAATGAAGACACCTTCGCCGAGCTGCCGGAAAAGGACTGGACCCTGCTGGTACAGGCCGTGGACCAGTTCGTCCCGGAAGTGGCCGAACTGCTGGAAAACTTCCGCTTCCTGCCCAGCTGGCGTATCGACGATGTGATGATCAGCTTCGCCGCCCCCGGTGGCAGCGTTGGCCCGCACTTCGACAATTACGACGTGTTCCTGCTGCAGGGCCACGGCCAGCGCAACTGGAAGATCGGCCAGATGTGCAGCAGCGACAGCCCGCTGCTGGAGCACGCCGACCTGCGTATCCTTGCCGACTTCGAGCAGAGCGGCGAATGGACCCTGGAACCAGGTGACATGCTCTACCTGCCGCCACGCCTGGCCCACTACGGTGTAGCCGTGGACGACTGCCTGACCTACTCGGTCGGCTTCCGCGCGCCAAGCGCCGCCGAAGTACTGACCCACTTCACCGATTTCCTGGGCCAGTTCCTGCCGGACGAAGAACGCTACAGTGACGCCGACGCCCAGCCGGTCAGCGACCCACACCAGATCCAGCACGACGCCCTCGACCGCCTCAAGGCCCTGCTCGACAAGCACATGGGCGACAAGGACCTGCTGCTGACCTGGTTCGGCCAGTTCATGACCGAGCCGCGTTACCCCGAACAGATCGTTGGCGAAGAGCTGAGCGAGCAGGAGCTGGTCGACGCCCTCGAGCAAGGCGCCATCCTGATCCGCAACCCGAGCGCCCGCATGGCCTGGTCAGAGTTCGAAGACGACTTGCTGCTGTTCGCCAGCGGCCGTAGCTGCCCACTGCCAGGCAAACTGCGCGAGCTGCTGAAGCTGGTGTGCGCGGCCGATGCCCTGCATGTCGACAACCTCGCCGAGTGGCTGCAGGATGAAGATGGCCTTATGCTTGTACAGCAGCTGGTCAAACAAGGAAGCCTGGGATTCGCCAATGAATAA
- a CDS encoding GNAT family N-acetyltransferase, which produces MNKISVRLADWHKDNADIRRIREAVFVAEQHIPPELEFDSEDQDAVHFLAQEGDYPIGTARLLADGTIGRISVLKDWRGLKVGDALVNAVIVEAQNRDLKQQTLSAQVHATPFYERLGFRVVSEEFLEAGIPHVDMVRDSHA; this is translated from the coding sequence ATGAATAAGATCAGCGTTCGCCTTGCCGACTGGCACAAAGACAACGCCGACATCCGCCGTATCCGTGAAGCGGTGTTCGTCGCCGAGCAGCACATTCCACCAGAGCTGGAGTTCGATTCGGAAGATCAGGACGCCGTCCACTTCCTGGCCCAGGAAGGCGACTATCCGATTGGTACCGCGCGCCTGCTGGCTGACGGCACCATCGGTCGCATCTCCGTGCTCAAGGACTGGCGGGGCCTGAAGGTTGGCGATGCGTTGGTCAATGCGGTCATCGTCGAAGCACAGAACCGCGACCTGAAGCAGCAGACGCTCAGCGCCCAGGTGCACGCCACCCCGTTCTACGAGCGGCTGGGCTTTCGCGTGGTCAGCGAGGAATTCCTCGAAGCCGGCATCCCGCACGTGGACATGGTGCGCGACTCGCACGCCTGA
- a CDS encoding DNA topoisomerase III produces the protein MRLFLCEKPSQAKDIAKVLGATRKGDGCWQGTDVCVTWCIGHLLETAPPDSYDERYKRWNLADLPIIPDTWKMLVKPKTASQFKAVKRLLGEARELIIATDADREGEMIARELVEHCRYRGPVQRLWLSALDDTSIRKALARLLPGHETFNLYHSALGRSRADWLIGMNMSRLFTLLGRQSGYQGVLPVGRVQTPTLRLVVDRDRSIADFVPVPFWAIDVQLEHAGQRFNAQWRAPEDACDDQGRCLNQGLAQQAATAIGNAGTARAVKVTTERMREAAPLPFDLGTLQELCSKKFGLGAQETLDIAQALYETHKLITYPRSDCGYLPHSQHAEAPAILAALQRADASLAPLQPYLEPQRRSRAWNDAKVSAHHGIIPTAAASDPSRLPAKHKAVYTLIRARYLAQFLPNHEYDRTQADFDCAGHALRAVGKQIVEPGWRRALPEALTPAKGREAPPAQVLPVLREGQDCTVQGLQLKDLWTQPPKPFTEGDLIKAMKNVAKLVDDPRLKQKLKETTGIGTEATRASIIQGLLDRGYLVKNGKALAATPAAFSLIDAVPRAIADPGTTAIWEQALDMVQSGEMSLEEFVARQSAWMGKLVERCSGMRMTISGPAAGAAPPWKKKRRGGSGKSKAAGSKSAAGKPRQPRKKATT, from the coding sequence ATGCGCCTGTTCCTCTGCGAAAAACCCTCACAGGCAAAAGACATCGCCAAAGTGCTTGGCGCCACTCGCAAGGGCGACGGCTGCTGGCAAGGTACCGATGTCTGCGTAACCTGGTGCATCGGCCATCTGCTGGAAACCGCCCCGCCCGACAGCTACGACGAACGCTACAAGCGCTGGAACCTGGCCGACCTGCCGATCATCCCGGACACGTGGAAGATGCTGGTCAAGCCCAAAACCGCCAGCCAGTTCAAGGCGGTGAAGCGCCTGCTCGGCGAAGCCCGGGAGCTGATAATTGCCACCGATGCCGACCGCGAAGGCGAAATGATCGCCCGCGAGCTGGTCGAGCATTGCCGCTACCGCGGCCCGGTGCAGCGCCTTTGGCTGTCGGCGCTGGATGACACCTCCATCCGCAAGGCCCTGGCGCGCCTGCTGCCAGGCCACGAAACGTTCAACCTGTACCACTCGGCGCTGGGCCGCTCCCGCGCCGACTGGCTCATCGGCATGAACATGAGCCGGCTGTTCACCCTGCTTGGCCGCCAATCCGGCTACCAGGGCGTGCTGCCGGTGGGGCGGGTGCAAACACCCACCTTGCGCCTGGTGGTCGACCGCGACCGCAGCATTGCCGACTTCGTGCCGGTGCCGTTCTGGGCCATCGACGTACAGCTTGAACACGCAGGCCAACGTTTCAACGCCCAATGGCGTGCCCCCGAAGATGCCTGCGACGATCAGGGCCGCTGCCTGAACCAGGGTTTGGCGCAACAGGCTGCCACCGCCATCGGTAATGCCGGTACGGCCCGGGCCGTCAAGGTGACCACCGAGCGCATGCGTGAAGCCGCGCCCCTGCCCTTCGACCTCGGCACCCTGCAGGAGCTGTGCTCGAAAAAGTTCGGCCTGGGCGCCCAGGAAACCCTCGACATCGCTCAGGCCCTGTACGAGACCCACAAGCTGATCACCTACCCGCGCAGCGATTGCGGCTACCTGCCACATAGCCAGCACGCCGAGGCCCCCGCCATCCTGGCTGCCCTGCAACGGGCCGATGCCAGCCTGGCGCCGCTACAGCCCTACCTGGAGCCCCAACGCCGCTCGCGGGCATGGAACGACGCCAAGGTCAGCGCCCACCACGGCATCATCCCCACCGCCGCCGCCAGCGATCCCTCACGCCTGCCGGCCAAGCACAAGGCGGTGTACACGCTTATCCGCGCCCGCTACCTGGCGCAGTTCCTGCCCAATCATGAGTACGACCGCACCCAGGCCGACTTCGACTGTGCCGGCCATGCCTTGCGCGCAGTGGGCAAGCAGATCGTCGAACCGGGTTGGCGCCGCGCCCTGCCCGAGGCGCTGACCCCGGCAAAAGGCCGCGAAGCACCGCCGGCCCAGGTGCTGCCCGTGCTGCGCGAAGGCCAGGACTGCACCGTGCAAGGCCTGCAACTGAAAGACCTGTGGACCCAGCCGCCCAAGCCGTTCACTGAAGGCGACCTGATCAAGGCCATGAAAAACGTGGCCAAGCTGGTGGACGACCCGCGCCTTAAGCAGAAGCTCAAGGAAACCACCGGCATCGGCACCGAGGCCACCCGCGCCAGCATCATCCAGGGCCTGCTCGACCGCGGCTACCTGGTGAAGAACGGCAAGGCGCTCGCGGCCACACCCGCGGCCTTCAGCCTGATTGATGCCGTACCCCGCGCCATCGCCGACCCCGGCACCACGGCGATCTGGGAGCAGGCGCTGGACATGGTGCAAAGCGGCGAGATGAGCCTGGAAGAATTCGTGGCCCGGCAGTCGGCGTGGATGGGCAAACTGGTGGAACGTTGCAGCGGCATGCGCATGACCATCAGCGGGCCGGCAGCCGGGGCAGCACCGCCCTGGAAGAAGAAGCGTCGCGGTGGCAGTGGAAAAAGCAAAGCGGCCGGAAGCAAGTCGGCAGCGGGCAAGCCGCGCCAGCCCCGGAAAAAAGCGACAACCTGA
- a CDS encoding NAD(P)/FAD-dependent oxidoreductase: MFKQSAQHVASYYAQTYPANIPLRPTLQGLHDTDVLIIGAGFSGLHTALRLTQAGKRVTLLEASRVAWAASGRNGGQALLGWSCDMPPLEKALGLERTQRLWASMCWAADELRELPQRHGFDIDYRLGSLWTAVLPRRVKMLEEALHDAESKWGYDALRLISRDELPQWIDSPRYQAALYDAKGAHLNPLKLAQGLASTLEAGGGHIYEQSRVLSYQKAGNGYVARTDNGEVRCQVLVLACNAYIDRLDPGLSRRLLPVGSYQVATAPLDADFARSLLPRNSCVIDNQFVPDYLRLTPDHRLLFGGGCTYLGGIPKDVASATRPYLERVFPQLAGVAIDYAWGGHIDCSTRRTPDVGREDQRYWLQGFSGHGILPTLAAARAVSDAILGDDDLLALYQGIDNGRFPGGDLLAAPLEAAAKAWYRLRDTV; the protein is encoded by the coding sequence ATGTTCAAACAATCCGCCCAGCACGTCGCCAGCTACTACGCCCAGACCTACCCCGCCAACATTCCGCTGCGCCCTACCCTGCAAGGCCTCCACGACACTGATGTGCTGATCATCGGCGCCGGCTTCAGTGGCCTGCATACCGCCCTGCGCCTGACCCAGGCCGGCAAGCGCGTCACATTGCTGGAGGCCAGCCGCGTGGCCTGGGCTGCCTCCGGGCGCAATGGCGGCCAGGCGCTGCTGGGCTGGTCCTGCGACATGCCGCCACTGGAAAAAGCCCTGGGCCTGGAACGTACCCAGCGCCTGTGGGCGAGCATGTGCTGGGCCGCCGACGAACTGCGCGAGCTGCCCCAGCGCCATGGTTTCGATATCGACTACAGGCTGGGCAGCCTGTGGACCGCCGTGCTGCCGCGCCGGGTGAAAATGCTTGAAGAAGCCCTGCACGATGCCGAAAGCAAATGGGGCTACGACGCCCTGCGCCTGATCAGCCGCGACGAGCTGCCGCAATGGATCGACAGCCCGCGTTACCAGGCTGCGCTCTACGACGCCAAAGGCGCCCACCTCAACCCGCTGAAGCTGGCCCAAGGTCTGGCCAGCACCCTAGAAGCGGGTGGTGGGCACATCTACGAACAAAGCCGGGTACTCAGTTATCAAAAAGCCGGCAACGGCTATGTTGCCCGCACAGACAACGGCGAAGTGCGCTGCCAGGTGTTGGTGCTGGCCTGCAACGCCTACATCGACCGCCTCGACCCCGGCCTGTCGCGACGCCTGTTGCCAGTCGGTTCCTACCAGGTCGCCACCGCACCACTGGACGCCGACTTCGCCCGCTCACTGCTGCCGCGCAACAGCTGCGTGATCGACAACCAGTTCGTACCCGACTACTTGCGCCTCACCCCGGACCATCGCCTGCTGTTCGGTGGCGGCTGCACTTACCTGGGCGGCATTCCCAAGGACGTCGCCAGCGCCACGCGCCCTTACCTGGAGCGGGTGTTCCCGCAACTGGCCGGGGTAGCCATTGACTATGCCTGGGGCGGCCATATCGATTGCAGCACCCGGCGCACCCCTGACGTCGGCCGCGAAGACCAGCGCTATTGGCTGCAGGGTTTCTCCGGCCACGGCATACTGCCTACCCTGGCCGCGGCGCGGGCGGTCAGCGATGCCATCCTCGGTGACGACGACCTGTTGGCGTTGTACCAAGGCATCGACAATGGCCGGTTCCCCGGCGGGGACCTGCTCGCAGCACCGCTGGAAGCCGCCGCCAAAGCCTGGTACAGACTGCGCGACACTGTCTGA